A stretch of DNA from Globicephala melas chromosome 4, mGloMel1.2, whole genome shotgun sequence:
TGCTGGGACTAGTGGATGAGGGAAGAAGAGCAGATGAAGCAGTGGGGCAGCCTTGCTCACAGGGACAAGGGATAGAGtgagaggcaggagagaaaaAGCAGAGCTTGTTTTTCACTTAAGGTGAAGAAGCATCACTTTACATGCAACCCTCATCTGAAGCAATACttaagaaatgttttgtttttctttatcaccAATGTAATCTGTACTTGTTGAAGGAAATTTCAAAAATGCACGGATGCAAATTGAAAATATGCTATCCATAATCCCACCTGTTAGAGGTAATTAATGTTAACCTTTTGGAGCGATGCTAAATAACTTGTTTTGCCAACATGTGAATTCAAAGCACTAACCGGTCTGCTCTTGGCGCACCCGAAGCTCCCAGTTTGAGGAATTCTCAGGCTTCCCTAGGAAGAGGTGCGATCCATGAATCTGAAATGACAACAGCAGCCAAGTCAAGAGGCCCTCCCAAGGGCCAAGGTCAGAGAGGTCAGAACCACTTGAGGTCAGATGCCCAGGGTGGAGACAGAGCCAGAGGGGTGGACACCACCCATCCCCCAGCCGTGGCCACTGCAGGAAGGTTCCTGGGATTCCCGAGTCATAGGTTCACTAACTTCCTCCCCGTCCAAGTGACTGCTCTCCTACTGCTTTCTGTGTGGAGAGCcgtattttaaagaaacagactCTCTGTTTCAAAAATGATGGAACTCTGTGAATGTAATCCAGCATGGCACACTTGATTTATACCTATATAGCAAATCCAGAGTCTATTCCACTTAAGTGAGGGATGCCTGCAGTGAATGTCTGAACTCTGAAAAGAGTAAGGCTCAGCGAGGCTCCTGCCTACTTGCACATCTTTTCAGCCTTCCTCCTTCCCACGTTTCCTCAGCAGTGGTGGATACAGAGATCCCGGTGCTGATAggtcctgatttcttttttagagttttattGGTCCTATATTTTGATTAGCACAGTCACTTCTTTGTGCTCTTTGCCTTCCTTGGTAAGCAGGGGATCAAAACAACATCAAGAAAATGCCAGGAATAGCATTTCTATCAATGTATAAGCTCCTCAGGCCAGTGGGTGTCTCTGAGCTTCTCCTGCTGGCGTCTCCTAGCATGGTGCCCGGCTCACtggggagtgggtgggtgggtgggtgaacaGATAGATAAATGAAGGAGTAAAGGAAGGAAGTTTGTTGCCTGGAGTGGAGGTGAATTCAATGTGTTTCATGTAACAGTGATCAGGTGAAATGAAGGCAGTTACAGGTGTGGCCACTCTCTTCTCACAATCTTTCTCCCAAGGCCTCTGGaactttcctctctgtctcttgtTACCCttgcctctcttcccttccttttgtcAGTGTATTTGTCTAAATACCTAACCCAAGATGCAATGAAACTGCAGCCTACCCTGTTCCCTCCTGTCTTCACCAATATCTCCCACTCCATGTTTGGACCTTAGCTGGATGGTCCAGGGGAGTCTTCCTGGCCCTCATTCCTGACTCCCCTGGACCTCATGGTCCAGGGGAGTCTTCCTGGCCCACAGAGCCCACTGGACCTGTCCTTCCGTAGCACTGTTCACTGTTTAAGCTGcgtttatttacatttatgtgTATGATTATTTGAttactgtctgtctgtcttctccactagGCTGCTCTGCCAGGCAGAGGCCGTGTGCCTAGTGTGGCACCTACAATGCAGTCTGTGCTCAGGAAATACTGATTAAATGAACGCTCCCCATTATCTTGTGAGCCTTATGGAGCCATGTTCGGTTGTGAGGAAAGAACAGGCCTCCACCCCCAGCCACAGCCCATTTCCCTAGAGGTGCCCACCCTTCGCTGCCTTAGACCTCTCTCCCAGGCACCTCTGTTACTCTTGTCTCTGTTATCTCTGGAGGCCCACTGCCCACTTCCCAGGCTCCCTGGGAAAAAGAGAGTTTGGCTTTTGCTTTCACTCCTCTTCGCAACTTCCAGGTGGTCCCAATACCATCCTTTAGCAAGCCCACCTGTCCTGAAGCCTAGGAGATTTTGCTCTCCCCAGCTCCTGTTTTTGCACCTCAGCTAAAACCCTCCAGGACCCTCAGGCATCCCTGGGTGACTCCAAGCCGGGCTTGCTCTTCCACGactcccctccaccacccacttTGTATGTGCTACCATCGCTGCTTGTATTAATCCATATTGTAATAGGTTTCCACGTCTGTATCTCCTCCAAAACTGTGAGCAGCACAAGAGCAGCTGCTGCTTATTTGTCTTTGCTGCCCTGGCACCTAACACAATGCCCGGCACAAAGCAGGTGCTCAACAGATGTCTATTGAACAGAATGGAGTGGAGTTGTCCTTAGGGACTCGAGGGAGCCACCTGCATTCTGTTTTAGACATCAACACACTCATTCCCAAAACCTAAACGTAGAACCTCCCACCCTCAGACCCCTGCCCCATGTTCTCATTCCTGACCTGGGATGCCAGCAACAGAAATCCACTCATATTTACCTGGACTTTATCAGACAGAGGAGACTTGTGGAACCCCAGGGAGAGCTGAGCCATCAGACCTCAGGAAGGGCAGGGACGGGGATGCCCTGGACCTTCAGCGAGAGTCCATAGGCCTTTACTAACCCTTGTGCTCTGCCATGTATCTCTCTGACTCAGCTCCACTCCCTCCACAGGGCAGCTGTGGACCATTGGGGTCCTTGGGACCATTGGGTCCTTGGCCACTCGCTTACTATATGGCCCAATCCCAAAGCTCAGGGAGAGGATCCAGCCCTCAGATCCTCCTCCTGGGGCAGATGTCCATGCTGTTCCCATTGGTTGTGGCTGGAGCGGGGATGGGGAAACAAAGCCATGTGGTCTGATCAGAGCTACTCCTTTCAATTGCTCCGTGTAGATCCAATTAAGCCAGGAAACGTGGTCGAGCCCCATGATAAAGGCCCATGGGGAGCGGCTGGCTAATTTGCTCTCACTAGAGCCTCCTGGCTTttcttccctcccactcccctgcACCACTAGCCCCTACCTGTTCCCCAGTCCAGCATGTGTCCCTGGTGAGGGTTGCCGCTGCCCTTTACAGGCTGCCTGGTATGTGCTGCAAGTGAGTGGCCTCGGGGGAGGCTGTACAGCCTGCAGGCGGTACACCGGCTGGTTAGAGCTGGCTCTGCAGGTGCTGGGTTGGGGGTCAGGAGGGTTGGGGAGAGGCGGGCTGAGAGTGGGGAGCAGGGCCCCTTCCCCGAAACAGACAGGttgagcaggaggaatcagaacAGGAGGCAAGGTGGGTAAGTCAGGGGCAGCAAGCAGGGGCTTGGGCAGTGAGCCTGTAGGCGATCAGGTTTGCATCTCCCAGAAGAGCTCTGTCAAAGGTCCCTTGTCACCTGGTGTTGGCCGAGTCCCATAGCCCCTCAGGTCTCCTTCCTGGATTTTCCCACGGACTCTGACACTGTGCACTGGTTCCTTTCTAACAGTCTTTCTTGGGCCCCCAGTGCACTCTTCCCCCACCACCCTATCTCTCACCCAACATCCCTGAATGAAATCTTGTTCTCTTTCACCAGTTCCACTATTTTCTTACCAGGCTTCTGATCTCCGTCTTCTCTCCGAAAAAGGCAGGTAGGATAAGTGGTTAGGCTCTGCTGTTTGCTGGGGTGTGACCTCTGTCGACTGACTTCACTCTGCCAAAGTTTCCATTCTCTGGACTGTAAAGTGGGGGCTGTTAGGAGCCCCTGCCTCATGAAGGTTGTTATATAATAAATGCATTCATGCATGTAGAAGTCTTCCTGTGGGGTAAGCGTGCCTAGACTCAGTGAATGTCAGCTGCTGTTACGTTCCCTCTCATGGTCTCCCTAAgagcccttccctcctcccatttCAACTGTCTCCTCTAGACAGATGACCTCTAAATCTGAATGTTCAACCCGAGCTCTGGATCTTCACCTGCTTGTTGAGAGGCAGTGTGGGGCAGAGAAAGAGCATGGGCTCGGGAGGGGCCGATGAGGGCTCAGTCCTGCTCAGCACTCACAGCTGTGGGCTTCATCAGCCCTCACAGTGACTCCATCTGAACACCTGCTCAGCCACTCATCCATAAGAGGGATGATGACACTTGCTCCTCTGGAAGCTTGGCCATGTCTGTTTCCTCTGCGGCACCAACGTGCTCTATAATTATAACTCTCTCCATCCTCTCCCCCAACCAAAGGCAAAGTGAAGTCCTTGAGAGCAGGGGCTTTTCTTCTCGTTCTCTGCTCTGCACACTTCTAGCACAAGCTCAATATTGTTATTCATTCACTTTCTCTCCCCTGTACTCCTCTGACTTCTCAAAATCAGCACGTTCCACACCAAACAACCAACCATTTCCTCCGTAGACCCGGtccattaatatatatattttttttttttgtggtacgcgggcctctcactgttgtggcctctcccgttgcggaccacaggctccggacgcgcaggctcagcggccatggctcacgggcccagcaactccacagcatgtgggaacttcccggaccggggcacgaacccctgccccctgcatcggcagggggactctcaaccactgcgccaccagggaagccccccggtCCATTAATTTAACAAACTATTATTAAGTGCCAATAATAAGCCAAGCACAGGGCTAAGGGTTTGCATAGACATAGGATGGTGAGACCTTGTCTCATTTACAGAAGTGTTCACTGTCTCCTGAGGAGATGGATGATGACACTGGAGCACAGTATTTGCTATCACTGGAATACAGACACTCCACAGGCAGCCCCGAGCACAGAGAAGGCACAACCTTTCTGACTGTAGGAGCTGGAGAAGCCTTCTTAGAGGAGGTGACAACTGCTCCGGGTGTTGCTGAAAGAGTAGGGATTTTCAGGCAGAGAAGTTTTCCAGAGAAGAGTGTTAGAGGCACAAACGAACACGGTGCATACACGGTGCATGTTTAGCTGGAATGGGAGACTTGAAGGGAGAAAATAAGACTGGAAGGCTGAGAACATTTCCCCGCattgtaaaatggaaaattttacacatacacagaaataggGGAAATGGTATAAAATCCACCTCCATGTGCTTATCATCCAGCTTCAGCAATTATCAATTCAATGGCCAATCCTGTTTTATTTATATCCCTACTCACTACACTCCCATCCCATTATTTTAATGCAAATCTCAGACATTGAGTCATTTCATTCATAAATGCTTCAGTATTTTGAAAAggatatcttttttcttcttcttacaaATGAGTCATAGTATAGTCTAACACTGCaacttgtttgattttttaaaaaattattttatttatttttggctgcgttgggtcttcactgctgcgcacgggctttctctagttgcagtgagtgggggctactcttctttgcggtgtgcgggccactcattgtggtggcttctcttgttgcagagcactgggctctaggtgtgtgggcttcagtagttgtggcaggtgggctcagtagttgtggctcgcgggctctagagcgcaggctcaatagttgtggcgcatgggcttagttgctccgcggcatgtgggatcttccaggaccagggctcgaacccgtgtcccctgcattggcaggcggattctcaaccactgtgccaccagggaagcccccaacttgtTTGATTTTTATCCTAGCCATCTATCTGGCTACTGTACTGTATCAGGATACATAACGTTGTCTCCCTCTTTCAGGAAGCTACTTAGTGTTCCATTTGTGAATATACAATAATTAACCTCGATAGTCCCCaaatgatgggcatttaggctgttCCCAATATCCTCATATCAAAACAAAGTTGAGAGAATACCCTTGAACATACATCTTTGTCTACCTACAGGCACATCTATGGGTTAAATTCCCGGACGTGGAATTGCTAGGACTTTGTGCACTTTGACTTCTGACAGGTGCTCTTTATTTGGCCCAGGAGGGCCTTCGAATGATACAACAAGGACGGTTTCTGTTTTCCAGGCTTGTGACATTTTGGAATCCTCTCTGTCATTCTCCATTTAATCAGCCATGTCCTACGAACTCAACTCCTCCGAGTCtgtccaccttcctccccactgcTGTGGTCCTGGCTCAGGCCTGATCGCTTTCTCACCAAGACAGTTGCTGCTACAAACTCAGAATGTAGTCTAATCATCTGCCAGGGCAACACATCCTAAAACGGGAACTACATCATTCTCTTGCTTAAACGCCTCTATTGGTGTCTCCCCAcgtacaatattaaaaaaaaaaatccaactcctTAGCTGCCTTTCCATGCTTTCCAGTTTGTTCCCACCTTCTCACTCATTTCTCACACACCTTTAGGCTTCAAGGAAACTGGATGCTAGTGCCTTACTGAGGCCCCCAGCTCACCTTCTCCCTCCTGTCTCTGTTGTGGAAATCTTGCTCATCCTTTATGGTAAACTCAAACCCCACCTCTTCCATGAATCCACTCAGTGCAAGACCACTAGTTTTGAACCCAGGGTGACTTGGATTCTAATCGTGACTCTCTTGGGGAATgtcacttaatctttctgagaCTTGGATTTTTCATCTgttaaataaagacaaaaataccaACCTTGcagaattgttgtgaggattaaggatAATGGGCACATAGTAGGCGTTCAATAAAAGGAAATTCTCCGTATTTCCGTGGTCGCTTTGACTATCCCACCGCACTGGATTGGAGCCTCTGGTTCTACGCGGGCTGCATTTGCTTTGTGTTACACCTGGTGGTCGACAAGGCCGTCTTGACCACTAGACTGCAAGCTcgctgtgggcagggctggtgatTCACCCCGGACCACCTACCGCCTGGCAGAGAGCCTGCAAATAAGTGGAGAACGGGACAGATATAAACGTAGGAAAAAGATATACAGGCGGAAGGAGGGCAGACGCAAGCGCAGAGGGGCTGCAAGACAGCTTTCTGCTGGACTCTGGAGCCAACTGCACGCGGAATCCGGGCCGGGGGTGGGGCCAGGAtatgggggcggggcctggagcgGACCCCCGCCCCTGTCCGTCCACTAACGCGCTCCGCTGTAGCAGTCCGCTAGCAGCGAGGTTCCTGGCGCTGCTTCCAGGCTCCTCCGCGGCGGGGCGGGTCCGGGTGCTGCTGGCGCCGAGATGCGACCCGTGCTCGGCCTCCTCCTGGTCTTTGCCGGCTGCACCTTCGCCCTGTACTTGCTGTCGACGCGACTGCCCCGCGGGTCGACACTGGGCACAGATAAGGAGGCTGGAGACGGGTGCGTGGCGGCGGTGACGGGGCCCGGGGTTCGGGTCAGAGGAAGGGAGCCAGGTCCGAGGATGGGGTCTAGGAATCGGATTTTCGGGTTCCTGGATCGGAGGCATCGGGGGCTGGGATTTGGGGTTCAGTTCTGGGACTGGAGATTGGGCCGCGTCTACACGGTCTTGGGCAGACCGGGTGGACGAGAGCGGGGCCTGGCCCTGTCTGGGACCTGCGTGCTGCCGGCTGCGCGGGAGTGCTCTCTGGTGCCTTTGGGGTGGTGATTTGCGGAGGGAAACGCGGCGCCCTACCTTGGGTGGATCCTGCTGGAGCACCTCTGTTCCCGCCATTGGATCGCCTCTTCAGCGGTGTTCCCGTCGCCTTCCCAGGCCCAGCCCTGATCTCCGTTTGCATCCGACCTTCGCCTCTATGTGGACCCGcagcctcttcttttttttaacatctttattggggtataattgctttacaatggtgtgttagtttctgctttataacaaaatgaatcagttatacatatacatatgttcccatatctcttccctcatgcgtctccctccctcccaccctccctacccctccaggtggtcacaaagcaccgaactgatctccctgtgctatgcggcccgCAGCCCCTTCTTAACGACTGCTCTCAGCCTCACTCCATCGTCCTCCCCACTTCACTTCACTACACTTCTGTCAGGTCTGCCCTTGGGGCTTTAAGGCATCCGGTCTTCAGGAGAAACGTTGATAGACAACTTTATTCACTAATTAATTATCTGCTGTCTTTTCTTGGCTGTCTCTGCTCTTTTCCTTTTACTCCCTGACAGGTTGAGGCAGGAGGCAGTACAAATACCTACCGGGCTGATTTGTCGTGATAAACCAGCATACTGTTTATAAAGTTAATGGAAGTGTGTCAAGGATGTTACTGATGTTTGAATATTAGGACAGCTGTTTTCAGTGACTGTATTCTTTTACTCTAGCTGGGAAGACTCTGCTGTGGGTGTCAGACATACTAAGAGAAATATTCTGATGAGAAACAGGAGGGTTTGCTTATAATTGATCATTGATGGATTCAAGAGTTGTTCAGCTGGCAGAGGCAAGGTAGCCTTTACACTGTAACCCTTGTACAGGGTTCAGAGTGCACTGAGGATCATATAGAGAGGCAGGGTGAAAAGCAGGCTCTTTGAAAGGGTTGGTTCCAAGCCTGACATATTATCAAGAAGATTATGTTTATGGTATGGACAAATATTCTTTCCCAGGGAACCTTTAATTGGCTCTTTTGTGACTGATAAAGCAGTCGTTTTACCTAGTAACTTTGGAGCACTGTGAAGTTTGAATTGTCCTTGGCCTAAAGCTTAGGGGGAGGGGGTACTCCTAGAAAGAAAGGCAGTTTAGGACGTTTAGTACTTGCCTAGAAATTAATCCATTTGCCTCTTAAGAATAGTTCATAAAACCTGAGAGCTAAGAGGGAACTTAGTGATTATCCACCTTCAACCCCTCATTTTTccgataaggaaactgaggctcagggactaGCCTGAGATCACACAACTGGACAGTAGCAGAGTTGAGATGCTATGCCAGGTCCCTTGCTTCCAAACCAAGGCTCTTCTCCTTGCCTCTGCTGTGTTATATCAGGTCATCCATTATTCTGGCCTCCCATTAAGTGTGTGTTCCCAGCAGACCAGATGATGGTCACATTTATAAACCTACTTTGGAAAGAAGACACAACAAGTGACTTTATTAGGTATTAGGCTGATCTGGACTCTTGTTTCCATCTGCTTTTCCAAATCTCAGGTCACTGTGGTTCCCCTCGGACCTGGCCGAGCTGCGGGAACTCTCTGAGGTCCTTCAAGAGTACCGGAAGGAGCATCAGGCCTACGTGTTCCTGCTTTTCTGCAGTGCCTACCTCTACAAACAGGGCTTTGCCATCCCTGGCTCCAGCTTCCTGGTCAGTATCCTGTCCTCCTCCTGTGCCTGCCTCCCGGGAAGCCACCTTCTGTCTTTGTAGAGGGGCCCTTAGGCTGCAGATCCTACGGTCCAGAGGACAGACTACTGTGGCTACCATTTGTTGATGGCTTtccctgtgtcaggcactgtcctagtTGCTTTACCTGCACGACCTTATTTAATTCTCCTAAGAGCCAACAATGGACaattttatccacattttacagataaggaaatgaatGGTGAGAAGTTAAGTAACCGTCCCAGGTGACAAGGCGAGGAGGGGGTTGGGCTGAGGTCTGAACCCACATCCGCCCAGCTCCAGAGCCTGCCTTTCCTCTCAGGTATGCTGCTTTTGTTTCTAAGGATTGGATAGGTGTGGAGCACTGTCCTTGAGACCTCTCCCCCTCCGCAtgttggtgtttcttttttttttaaatttttaaaatttttaaaaattttttgtggtacgcgggcctctcactgttgaggcctctcccattgcggagcacaggctccggacgcgcaggctcagcggccatggctcatgggcccagccgctccgcggcatgtgggatcttcccggaccggggcacgaacccgtgtcccctgcatcggcaggcggactctgaaccaccgcgccatcagggaagcccctagtgattcttttaaaatcttttttctccaCTAGTCTGTGAGTTCCTTGAGGTCAGGACCTGTTCCTTATTCTCAGCCTATGTGCTTCTTTGCCTGGCCCAGGGAAGTGCCTTTATAAATGTTTGACGAACAGATGCAGGTTGTTCATGGTGATGTTAGGCTGTAGAGGATTGGGAAGTCTCCCTGTGTGGAGAGGACGAGTCATTCTGGTTGTCTGGGCGGCCCCCTGGCTCTCGGGAGCCACAGTGTTAGACCTGGGCTTGTGCTGGGGCTCTTGGGTGCTTCTCATCAGTTACCATCTCAGATGATACAGAAGAATCTGTGCTGTCCTCCCAGCAGCATTTTAAGCTGGTTGGTATAAATGTATATGTCTGTTATGgctttgggtttgaatcccagctgtgtaaccctgagcaagtcatttaacttctctaatgctgtttcctcatctgtagaaccGGCATTCTCCTATGTAACCCCCTAGGATTGTTACatgggaggattaaatgacacaGTGGGTGCAGAGGGGCTGGCACGGTGATGGTGTGCTGCCTGGCACTTGTTGCACTTGTTGAATGATTGGGTGACTGAGCAGGAAGACTTGAAAGCTTCCTTCTGCCCTGCTTCTCCCTCCGGCCCCAACATTCAGCTCAGGCTGGATCCACCTAAGCAGTTTGttagaaactggaagaaaagcaAACACATTCTGCCAAGAGAGATGGGGGTGTGTATGGTGCTTGAGGCCAGGGACTGACTCCTGGGGCTTCCCCTGTACCTCTTTCTCTCTTGAGCTGATCCCTCTTCAGGGCGAAGAGCCAGCTGCTACCTGGAGGTGAATCCTGTCTCTGCCTCGTGTGACTCTGGGCACGATACTTAATCTTGCACCTATAGAAGGGGTGAGGATGGTATACTAAACAGGGTCATAGTGGGGATTAAATCAGACCTGTAGTCAAGCACATAGTAGTGCTGAGGAGATCCCCACCTTCTCACTTCCAGGTTCCCCTTTTACTTTCTCTCTTGGATCCCATGTTTGGCAGGATGATGTCTACCAGCCAAACTGCACTTAGGAAGTATTAGTTCACTTTTCCATTTTTGTCAATCTAAGGCTTTTCTGAGTGTCAACTAGAACTCTGGTCAACATGGAACCCCCAGTGTTAGCATTATAGAGAAGTAATTCCTACAGGAAGGAAAGACATGAGACATTTTCTAAAGCTTAGGAGGTCTTCCTGAGGGAAAATTCATGGTTTGTGTTTATTTAAAGTAGCAGAAATAACTTGTGAGCTTCATTGCTGCCTCTTCCTAGGGCACCAGGGCTGGCGGGGCCTTGCACAGCCCAAGTGGCAGGCTGGGGGCTGTATACACAGATTTCCCCATTTAATTGTCTCGCCCGCTGAGGTTTTAATCTTCTTCCCAGTTTCAAAGGTGAGGAGACCGAGGCCGGGGGCTGTAGTTCCCAGctccttcatcactttttttcttttctttaaaaaatttatttatttttggttgtgttgggtcttcattgctgcacctgggctttctctagttgcggcgagcgggggctactctttattgcggtgcgcgggcttctcattgtggtggcttctcttgttgcagagcacaggctctaggcacgcaggcttcggtagttgtggcacgcgggcttcagtagtcgtggctcatgggctctagagcgcccatgtgggatcttctggaccagggcttgaacccgtgtcccctgcattggcaggcggattcttaaccactgtgccaccagggaagccccttcatcaCTTTTCATTCATCTCTTTAGAGTGGGAGTTAGGTTTTCTCCAGGAAAATCACTGAAGGAGGAGGGAACCTAGGACTCTTGGGCTCTAGGACAAGATGGCTGGTAGCTGCCAGATGTTCTCATGGCAGaggatttgttttctttgcagAATGTTTTAGCCGGTGCTTTGTTTGGGCCATGGCTGGGGCTTCTGCTGTGCTGTGTGCTGACCTCGGTGGGTGCCACATGCTGCTACCTGCTCTCCAGTGTTTTTGGCAAACAGCTGGTGGTCTCCTATTTTCCTGACAGAGTGGCCCTGCTGCAGAGGAAGGTAAGGCGAGGGGGTACATCTAAGTGCCGGGCCCCCAGAAAGTTACCACGTGGCCCTGAGGGGAGTAGGGGCAGAGATCTCCCACAGTGTTCCTCTATCCTGCCTCAGGATGTCCCAGGGGTCCTGTTGATGTCTCCAGGAGACGCAGATCtgagctcaaatcccagctccatcactaCCAACTCTGTGTCTTTGGGCAGGTTCCTGACTTTTCTGAGCCTGTGTCTTTGGGCAGGTTCctgacttttctgagcctcaggtacctccactttaaaaatgaggaaaagaatctCTGCTCTGGAATTTATAGAATATGTAAAATAGAGTatgtagaacagtgcctggcattaaCAGATTTTCAATACCTGGAGACTCTTTCTGCTTCTTAATGGCCTTGTCTTCTTTGGCTACAGGTGGAGGAGAACAGAAAcagct
This window harbors:
- the TMEM41A gene encoding transmembrane protein 41A encodes the protein MRPVLGLLLVFAGCTFALYLLSTRLPRGSTLGTDKEAGDGSLWFPSDLAELRELSEVLQEYRKEHQAYVFLLFCSAYLYKQGFAIPGSSFLNVLAGALFGPWLGLLLCCVLTSVGATCCYLLSSVFGKQLVVSYFPDRVALLQRKVEENRNSLFFFLLFLRLFPMTPNWFLNLSAPILNIPIVQFFFSVLIGLIPYNFICVQTGSILSTLTSLDALFSWETAFKLLAIALVALVPGTLIKKFSQKDLHLNETSNAHHLNSRKYT